A single Blastococcus colisei DNA region contains:
- a CDS encoding sensor histidine kinase, whose translation MSTARAGARAPVDGDGAREDGGPGGTARRWALHGPRTLRSRATLAFTGVAAALTLVLVVGVWLSVSQYLLVQRERTTLGQTVANVTQVQRGLATSGLSTAQLLSQLPRETGSTSLLVDDGEWSTTSLRIGRDDLPRELRDAVLAGEPSRQRITVDGEAMLAIGIPLAGLDDAYFEVFPLQELDNTYRILGLVLALAAVAVVPVSLFVGWWATRPTLRPLTRLSTAAAAIAAGDLGARIDPRDDPALVPIAESFNATAAALERRVRSDARFAADVSHELRSPLTTMLNAMALVEAYEDRLPEDGREGLALLRSEVHHFERLVADLLEISRADVGSQDLSLEEVRLAALVQEALSRRSATGSVPPARLTIEDEASDAVVLADKRRLERVISNLIDNADKHGGGLTSVTVERGCDVVCITVDDGGPGVPDEERAVIFERFARGSRSTRASTEGSGLGLALVTRHVQMMGGTVVVTDNPDGGARFVVRLPVDGVS comes from the coding sequence GTGAGCACCGCTCGGGCCGGCGCCCGCGCGCCGGTCGACGGGGACGGGGCGCGCGAGGACGGCGGGCCCGGCGGGACCGCGCGCCGGTGGGCGCTCCACGGCCCGCGAACGCTGCGCAGCCGGGCCACGCTGGCCTTCACCGGCGTGGCGGCCGCGCTCACCCTGGTGCTCGTCGTGGGCGTCTGGCTGTCGGTGTCGCAGTACCTGCTCGTCCAGCGCGAGCGGACCACCCTCGGCCAGACCGTCGCCAACGTGACGCAGGTCCAGCGGGGACTGGCCACGTCCGGCTTGTCGACCGCCCAGCTGCTCTCCCAGCTGCCCCGGGAGACGGGGTCCACGTCGCTGCTCGTCGACGACGGCGAGTGGAGCACCACCTCGCTGCGCATCGGCCGCGACGACCTCCCCCGCGAACTCCGGGACGCCGTCCTGGCCGGTGAGCCGTCGCGGCAGCGGATCACCGTCGATGGCGAGGCCATGCTGGCCATCGGCATCCCCCTGGCCGGCCTCGACGACGCCTACTTCGAGGTCTTCCCGCTGCAGGAGCTGGACAACACCTACCGGATCCTCGGACTGGTCCTGGCACTGGCCGCCGTCGCGGTCGTCCCGGTGTCGCTGTTCGTGGGGTGGTGGGCCACCCGACCCACCCTGCGCCCGCTGACCCGCCTCTCCACGGCTGCAGCGGCGATCGCCGCCGGCGATCTCGGCGCCCGCATCGATCCGCGCGACGACCCGGCGCTGGTGCCGATCGCGGAGTCCTTCAACGCCACGGCCGCGGCCCTCGAGCGCCGGGTACGCAGCGATGCCCGATTCGCCGCCGACGTCAGCCACGAGCTCCGCAGCCCGCTCACCACGATGCTCAACGCGATGGCGCTCGTGGAGGCGTACGAGGACCGGCTTCCCGAGGACGGCAGGGAAGGCCTGGCCCTCCTGCGATCGGAGGTGCACCACTTCGAACGGCTGGTCGCCGACCTGTTGGAGATCTCCCGGGCCGACGTCGGCAGCCAGGACCTCTCCCTGGAGGAGGTGCGGCTCGCCGCACTGGTGCAGGAGGCACTGTCGCGGCGCAGCGCCACCGGCAGCGTCCCGCCGGCGCGGCTGACCATCGAAGACGAGGCCTCCGACGCCGTCGTCCTGGCCGACAAGAGGCGCCTGGAACGGGTGATCAGCAACCTGATCGACAACGCCGACAAGCACGGTGGCGGGCTGACCTCGGTGACCGTGGAACGGGGGTGCGACGTCGTGTGCATCACCGTGGACGACGGCGGCCCCGGCGTGCCCGACGAGGAGCGGGCCGTCATCTTCGAACGGTTCGCCCGCGGCAGCCGCAGCACCCGGGCCAGCACCGAGGGCAGCGGCCTGGGCCTGGCCCTCGTGACCCGGCACGTACAGATGATGGGAGGCACGGTCGTGGTGACCGACAACCCGGACGGCGGTGCGCGCTTCGTCGTCCGCCTGCCCGTGGACGGGGTCTCCTGA
- a CDS encoding response regulator, translating to MARSVLIIEDDVRIRRVVQMTLHREGLEVAEAASGEAGLRLLADRSFDVVLLDLMLPGMDGFEVCREIRRMSNTPVIMVTARADSHDVVAGLEAGADDYITKPFVAKELSARIRALSRRTRGSEPRPRISIGEVEIAPQDGTVTRAGVPVQLTKTEFKLLGELAAERGRVFSREELLERVWGYDYFGDSRLVDVHVRRLRKKIEADPADPMVVLTVRGMGYRLPE from the coding sequence GTGGCCCGCTCCGTGCTGATCATCGAGGACGACGTCCGCATCCGCCGGGTCGTGCAGATGACCCTGCATCGCGAGGGTCTGGAGGTGGCCGAGGCGGCGTCGGGCGAGGCCGGGCTCCGGCTGCTCGCCGACCGCTCCTTCGACGTCGTCCTCCTGGACCTCATGCTCCCGGGGATGGACGGCTTCGAGGTGTGCCGGGAGATCCGCCGGATGTCCAACACCCCGGTGATCATGGTGACCGCGCGCGCCGACAGTCACGACGTGGTGGCCGGACTCGAGGCCGGCGCCGACGACTACATCACCAAGCCCTTCGTCGCCAAGGAGCTGTCCGCACGCATCCGGGCGCTCTCTCGCCGGACGCGGGGCAGCGAGCCCCGGCCCCGCATCTCCATCGGGGAGGTCGAGATCGCCCCGCAGGACGGCACGGTCACCCGGGCCGGCGTGCCGGTGCAGCTGACCAAGACCGAGTTCAAGCTCCTGGGCGAGCTGGCGGCCGAACGCGGGCGGGTCTTCAGCCGGGAGGAGCTCCTGGAGCGTGTGTGGGGCTACGACTACTTCGGGGATTCCCGGCTGGTGGACGTGCACGTCCGCCGGCTGCGCAAGAAGATCGAGGCCGACCCGGCGGACCCCATGGTGGTGCTGACCGTGCGCGGCATGGGCTACCGCCTCCCCGAGTGA
- a CDS encoding transglycosylase SLT domain-containing protein codes for MNLRTLTSSHARATRRGHRPPLAGRRPAMYLATAAAGAVLVGVVTAGEPAADAAQMESVSVAEQLGLHAEAAPVAEDQLLAPLEQLAASRSERDAERAAAAAVQAAADQAEADRLAAEEAARIAAEEAARIAAEEAARVAAEEAARVEAARAAEAAAAAARPGQGTSAPVAPAGSYKDYAMGKVGSASEFSCLESLWGKESGWNPNAQNPTSTAYGIAQFLDSTWAGTGIAKTSDGYRQIDAGLIYIENRFGSPCGAWEHSQNKGWY; via the coding sequence ATGAACCTGCGCACCCTCACGTCCTCGCACGCCCGGGCCACCCGTCGTGGACACCGCCCTCCCCTCGCCGGCCGCCGTCCGGCGATGTACCTCGCGACGGCCGCCGCCGGCGCGGTCCTGGTCGGTGTGGTCACCGCCGGGGAACCGGCCGCCGATGCCGCGCAGATGGAGTCGGTCAGCGTCGCCGAGCAGCTCGGCCTCCACGCCGAGGCGGCCCCGGTGGCCGAGGACCAGCTCCTCGCTCCGCTGGAGCAGCTCGCCGCCAGCCGCAGCGAGCGCGACGCCGAGCGTGCCGCGGCGGCGGCGGTGCAGGCCGCCGCCGACCAGGCCGAGGCCGACCGCCTCGCTGCCGAGGAGGCCGCACGGATCGCCGCCGAAGAGGCCGCCCGGATCGCCGCCGAGGAGGCCGCCCGCGTGGCTGCCGAGGAGGCCGCCCGCGTGGAGGCGGCTCGCGCCGCCGAGGCCGCCGCCGCGGCAGCGCGTCCGGGTCAGGGCACGTCCGCGCCCGTCGCTCCGGCCGGCTCCTACAAGGACTACGCCATGGGCAAGGTCGGCAGCGCGAGCGAGTTCAGCTGCCTGGAGAGCCTCTGGGGCAAGGAGAGCGGCTGGAACCCGAACGCGCAGAACCCCACCAGCACCGCCTACGGCATCGCCCAGTTCCTCGACTCGACGTGGGCCGGCACCGGGATCGCCAAGACCTCCGACGGCTACCGCCAGATCGACGCCGGACTCATCTACATCGAGAACCGGTTCGGCTCCCCCTGCGGCGCGTGGGAGCACTCGCAGAACAAGGGCTGGTACTGA